In the Variovorax sp. S12S4 genome, one interval contains:
- the rsmA gene encoding 16S rRNA (adenine(1518)-N(6)/adenine(1519)-N(6))-dimethyltransferase RsmA has protein sequence MAHIARKRFGQHFLSDGGIIDAIVHEIAPQPGDAMVEIGPGLAALTQPLVERLGRLTVVELDRDLAKRLRDHPQLDVIESDVLKVDFAELAARFPTPLRVVGNLPYNISTPILFHLLGFAHLIADQHFMLQKEVIDRMVAKPATSDYSRLSVMLQWRYEMENVLFVPPESFDPPPRVDSAVVRMVPLAQPPAVDAARLGEIVQVAFSQRRKIMRHTLGRWLEEHGFAGEFDAQRRAEEVPVAEYVALAQAVPPEPK, from the coding sequence ATGGCACATATCGCCAGGAAGCGGTTCGGGCAGCATTTCCTGTCCGACGGCGGCATCATCGATGCGATCGTGCACGAGATCGCACCGCAGCCCGGCGATGCCATGGTCGAGATCGGTCCGGGGCTGGCGGCGCTCACGCAGCCGTTGGTCGAACGGCTCGGGCGCCTGACGGTGGTCGAGCTCGACCGCGACCTGGCCAAGCGCCTGCGGGACCATCCGCAGCTCGATGTGATCGAGTCGGACGTGCTCAAGGTCGATTTCGCCGAGCTGGCCGCCCGGTTTCCGACGCCGCTGCGCGTGGTCGGCAACCTGCCCTACAACATCTCGACGCCCATCCTGTTTCATCTGCTAGGCTTCGCCCACCTGATTGCCGACCAGCATTTCATGCTGCAGAAGGAAGTGATCGACCGCATGGTCGCCAAGCCCGCCACTTCTGACTACAGCCGCCTGAGCGTGATGCTGCAGTGGCGCTACGAGATGGAAAACGTGCTGTTCGTGCCGCCGGAGAGCTTCGATCCGCCGCCGCGGGTCGACAGCGCTGTGGTGCGGATGGTGCCGCTGGCGCAGCCGCCGGCCGTCGATGCCGCGCGGCTCGGTGAGATCGTGCAGGTCGCCTTCAGCCAGCGCCGCAAGATCATGCGGCATACCCTGGGCAGGTGGCTCGAAGAGCATGGATTTGCGGGCGAATTCGACGCCCAGCGCCGGGCCGAGGAAGTGCCAGTGGCCGAATACGTGGCCTTGGCGCAGGCCGTCCCTCCCGAGCCCAAATAA